TCTCCTACTTAATGACCACGATGAGATAAAAGAGTTAGATATAAATCCTATTCTTGCTAACCAAGACACAGCAACCGCTGTAGACGCACGAGTGATGGTCACGAGGGGAGGTGGTCAAGCGGTTGTACGATGACCCACGCGAGAGTGCAGAGGCCAACGCAAGCCAGGCCAACACGGCAAATGAGGTTCAACAGAGGGCTGAGAAGCCCCAGCTTCTACCTGACGTCCAGGAGCTAGTTAATATTGATATAAGTAACAAGCCTGAGGAGGAGCTCTACCAGATAGTTGACAGGATAAGGGATAAGATAGTCCAAGTCAAGGAGCAGAGGACCCGGCTTATAGAGGAGGTAAAGGGTCTCAGGGAGAAGCGGAGGTCCCTTATTGATAAGAAGAGGGAGGTCGTTGGCCAGCTCCTGAAGCTGAGGGAGGAGAGGAAGGGGGTCCTGGATGAGCTCGCCAAGGTCAAGGAGGAGCTGAACAACGCCCTTAACGAGCTCAAGTCAAAGAGGGAGCAGCTGAGGGAGGCGAGACAGCTCCTTGAGAAGGAGGGCAGTATAGCGAAGCTGAGCCTGAGGAAGGTCATGAAGAGGATTGAGGAGCTTGAGTGGAGGCAGCAGACCAGCGTCCTGCCCCCGCAGGAGGAGAAGAGGCTCGTCGAGGAGATAGAGAGGCTGGAGCAGCTGGCCGAGAGGATCAGGAAGGCCAGACAGGAGGAGATATCGATAATGGAGCTCGAGGCCGAGGTGAAGGGCCTGAAGCTGAAGCTCAACGAGCTCATCAATAAGAGGAACGAGCTGAGGCAGAAGGCGGTGAATTTGAAGAGCCAGGTTCAGTCCCTGTCAAGCCAGGTAGACGGGATGAACAAGGAGATAGACTCCCTAAAGGGCCTAATTGATGAGAAGAGCAAGGAGATAGACAGTCTGTCAAAGGTCCTTGACGCGCTCTACACGAAGTATAGGGAGATCATGGTTAGGCTGAAGGAGCTGAAGGTATCAAGGCAGAGAGGGATACAGCTCAAGGTGCTCGAGGAGAGAAGAAAGGAGATAGAGGAGAAGGCGAGGAGGGGCGAGCCGCTCAGCATAGATGAGATGAGGATACTCTACGGCGAGTTTGACGTACCGTAGAAGACCTCTAACGCCCTTTTTCCTTTATCTGTTATCTACCTGTACCCTTATGCAGGTCTTGTCCTGCCCACCTCGTGATTCCGTGCACACCGAGCTAGTAGTGAAGGGAAGCCTAACGAAAACGCATTTTATCGCCTCTGGCCTTATAGAGGAGACGGTCATGAGCCTTGAGCGTAAGCGAAGGAGTTAGCGTCATGCTGAAGCTTTACGGGACCTGGCCTGACCAGCTCCTTGGATCTTACAGAGACGCATTGAACGTGAAGGTCCCCCGCATCACGCCTCAGGGCATAGTCCTCTGTGGCATGGGGGGA
The uncultured Acidilobus sp. JCHS genome window above contains:
- a CDS encoding putative archaeal coiled-coil protein, yielding MYDDPRESAEANASQANTANEVQQRAEKPQLLPDVQELVNIDISNKPEEELYQIVDRIRDKIVQVKEQRTRLIEEVKGLREKRRSLIDKKREVVGQLLKLREERKGVLDELAKVKEELNNALNELKSKREQLREARQLLEKEGSIAKLSLRKVMKRIEELEWRQQTSVLPPQEEKRLVEEIERLEQLAERIRKARQEEISIMELEAEVKGLKLKLNELINKRNELRQKAVNLKSQVQSLSSQVDGMNKEIDSLKGLIDEKSKEIDSLSKVLDALYTKYREIMVRLKELKVSRQRGIQLKVLEERRKEIEEKARRGEPLSIDEMRILYGEFDVP